The Leptospira saintgironsiae genome window below encodes:
- a CDS encoding M20 metallopeptidase family protein gives MKTVSTTRTEELVQYRRFIHKHPELRYEEVGTADFVSKHLQSLGYTFQSGIAKTGIACLIDSGKPGKTLLVRADMDALPIIEENKTDYTSVHNGVMHACGHDAHTSVLMGLASELKENPSAIVPKGRVLLVFQPAEEGGQGADRMIEEGILEKYDVSAALALHVWNHIPVGKVGVVDGPMMAAVDEFQITVQGISGHGAMPQHTVDPILVASHIVTSLQSIVSRNTDPLDSCVVTVGAFHAGHAFNVISETAELKGTIRTFTKEMFDKAPELFKRVVENTASAFGAKATIHYERTNAPTINHPEMADIVRKASENILGPNSVTEEHAKTMGGEDFSAFLMKVPGCYFFVGSMNEEKGLIHPHHSSKFDIDETSLPIGLSVMKEAIRLYLENN, from the coding sequence ATGAAAACAGTCTCCACTACAAGGACCGAAGAACTGGTCCAATACCGCAGATTCATTCACAAACATCCCGAACTCAGATACGAAGAAGTCGGGACAGCGGACTTCGTCTCTAAACATCTCCAATCCTTAGGTTATACATTCCAATCTGGGATAGCAAAAACAGGGATCGCTTGCCTTATAGATTCCGGAAAACCAGGCAAAACTCTTTTGGTAAGAGCGGATATGGATGCCCTTCCCATTATTGAAGAAAATAAGACGGATTATACTTCCGTTCATAATGGAGTCATGCATGCATGCGGTCATGATGCTCATACTTCTGTTTTAATGGGACTTGCTTCGGAACTAAAAGAAAATCCAAGCGCTATAGTTCCTAAAGGAAGAGTGTTGTTGGTATTCCAACCAGCGGAAGAAGGCGGACAAGGCGCAGACCGCATGATAGAAGAAGGAATATTAGAAAAATACGATGTTTCTGCTGCATTGGCTCTTCATGTTTGGAATCATATCCCTGTGGGTAAAGTGGGAGTTGTAGATGGCCCGATGATGGCCGCAGTAGATGAATTTCAAATTACTGTCCAAGGGATCAGCGGCCACGGAGCAATGCCACAACATACAGTGGATCCTATATTAGTAGCTTCTCATATAGTTACTTCTCTACAAAGTATCGTATCACGAAACACTGATCCTTTAGATTCCTGCGTTGTTACGGTAGGAGCTTTTCATGCTGGACATGCATTCAATGTAATTTCCGAAACAGCAGAATTAAAAGGAACGATCCGCACATTCACAAAAGAAATGTTCGATAAGGCACCTGAGTTATTCAAAAGAGTCGTAGAAAATACTGCTTCTGCTTTTGGAGCGAAGGCAACCATTCATTACGAAAGAACGAATGCCCCAACAATCAATCATCCTGAAATGGCAGATATTGTTCGAAAGGCTTCGGAGAATATTTTAGGTCCAAATTCAGTCACCGAAGAACATGCTAAGACCATGGGCGGAGAAGACTTCTCTGCATTTTTAATGAAGGTTCCTGGATGTTACTTTTTTGTCGGCTCCATGAATGAGGAGAAAGGTTTAATCCATCCACATCATAGTTCAAAGTTTGACATTGATGAAACATCTCTTCCAATTGGATTATCAGTCATGAAGGAAGCTATCAGACTTTATCTGGAAAATAACTGA